From Numida meleagris isolate 19003 breed g44 Domestic line chromosome 4, NumMel1.0, whole genome shotgun sequence, the proteins below share one genomic window:
- the GPR78 gene encoding G-protein coupled receptor 78 has product MDLAGVLLALLLVLVLVVSLLSNLLVLLCFVYSTEIRKQVAGVFLVNLSFCNLLLTVLNMPFTLLGILRNQQPLGGCICKAVGFLETFLTSNTMLSMAALSIDKWIAVVFPLSYTSKMRYKDAVILMGYSWLHSLTFPLVSLFYSWVDYNSVYASCTLHLKEETERRRFTVFTIVFHSTSFMLSLVILCFTYLKVLKVARFHCKRIDIITMQTLVLLVDIHPSVKQRCLNEQKRRRQRATKKISIFIGSFVICFGPYIITRLIELLPFVTINYYWGIISKCLTYSKAASDPFVYSLLRQQYKKVLINIVNRILKRDLYPSSGYNSSLDTENDYCLHRTN; this is encoded by the exons ATGGACTTGGCAGGCGTGCTGCTGGCGTTGCTCCTCGTGTTGGTGCTGGTCGTCTCTCTGCTCTCCAACCTCCTGGTGCTGCTATGCTTCGTCTACAGTACAGAGATCCGCAAGCAGGTCGCCGGGGTTTTCCTGGTGAACTTATCCTTTTGCAACCTGCTCCTCACCGTCCTGAACATGCCTTTCACCCTGCTGGGAATCCTGAGGAACCAGCAACCCCTCGGGGGCTGCATCTGCAAAGCGGTGGGTTTCCTGGAAACTTTCCTGACATCCAACACGATGCTGAGCATGGCAGCACTCAGCATCGACAAGTGGATTGCTGTGGTGTTCCCCTTGAGCTACACCAGCAAGATGCGGTATAAGGATGCTGTGATACTGATGGGCTACTCGTGGCTCCACTCTCTCACCTTTCCCTTGGTGTCCTTGTTTTACTCGTGGGTAGATTACAACAGCGTTTATGCCTCTTGCACCTTGCACCTGAAGGAAGAGACAGAGCGGAGAAGGTTTACAGTGTTCACCATCGTCTTTCACTCCACCAGTTTCATGCTGTCGCTGGTGATCTTGTGTTTCACCTATTTAAAGGTGCTGAAAGTTGCCCGGTTCCACTGCAAGCGGATAGACATTATAACCATGCAGACTCTGGTTTTGCTGGTGGATATCCACCCCAG tgtGAAGCAGCGCTGTCTCAATGAGCAGAAAAGAAGGAGGCAACGGGCTACcaagaaaatcagtatttttataGGATCATTCGTGATCTGTTTTGGTCCTTACATTATCACCAG GTTGATAGAGCTCCTTCCTTTTGTGACCATAAACTACTACTGGGGAATTATAAGCAAGTGCCTCACCTACAGTAAGGCTGCGTCAGACCCATTTGTTTACTCACTTTTACGTCAACAGTACAAAAAAGTTCTGATCAACATCGTCAATAGGATACTTAAAAGGGATCTGTATCCGTCATCAGGGTACAACAGCTCTCTCGACACCGAAAATGATTACTGCTTGCACAGAACAAACTAA